From the genome of Primulina eburnea isolate SZY01 chromosome 12, ASM2296580v1, whole genome shotgun sequence, one region includes:
- the LOC140807375 gene encoding indole-3-pyruvate monooxygenase YUCCA6-like isoform X1 produces the protein MDGYIREMEAKIVHDRYYNGKKINTSFSRSKRCVWFPGPVIVGAGPSGLAAAACLKEKGVPSLILERSTCLASLWKHSTYDRLSLHLPKQYCELPLMSFPKDFPTYPTKQHFIHYLESYAKRFEIKPVFNQRVVSAEHDKNLGFWRVCTAAATEEAGEVEYVCRWLVVATGENAEALVPEIEGMEEFGGDVVHTSEYKSGGIYKGKKVVVVGCGNSGMEVCLDLCNHDAHPSIVVRDKVHIIPREMLGRSTFGLSMCLLKWFPIRLVDRFLLAMSWLMLGDTARFGLDRPRLGPLELKNSSGKTPVLDVGTLDKIKSGDIKVCPGIRRLRNQSVEFVDGSMEHFDALILGTGYKSNVPSWLKENDMFSKKDGLPKMAFPNGWKGERGLYAVGFTKRGLLGTSMDAKNIANDIESCWRDEAKHLSVISWPQYSSYYHCL, from the exons ATGGATGGTTATATAAGAGAAATGGAGGCCAAGATTGTTCATGATCGGTACTACAATGGCAAGAAGATTAATACTTCTTTCTCGAGGTCGAAACGTTGCGTTTGGTTCCCAGGCCCCGTGATAGTTGGCGCGGGGCCTTCTGGCCTGGCGGCTGCGGCCTGTTTGAAAGAGAAAGGAGTGCCGAGTCTTATACTCGAGAGATCAACTTGTCTAGCTTCTTTATGGAAACACAGTACTTATGATCGTTTAAGTCTTCATTTGCCTAAACAATACTGTGAGTTGCCGTTGATGTCTTTTCCTAAAGATTTCCCAACTTACCCTACTAAACAACACTTCATTCATTACTTGGAATCCTACGCTAAAAGATTCGAGATCAAGCCTGTTTTTAACCAAAGAGTGGTGAGTGCCGAGCATGATAAAAACCTTGGGTTCTGGAGGGTTTGCACGGCTGCTGCGACGGAGGAGGCGGGGGAGGTGGAGTATGTTTGCCGTTGGTTGGTGGTGGCGACGGGGGAGAATGCGGAGGCGTTGGTGCCGGAGATAGAAGGGATGGAGGAGTTTGGTGGAGATGTGGTGCATACGAGCGAGTATAAAAGTGGAGGAATCTACAAGGGGAAGAAAGTAGTTGTCGTAGGGTGTGGGAATTCGGGAATGGAGGTGTGTTTGGATCTTTGCAATCATGATGCACACCCCTCGATCGTGGTTAGAGATAAG GTACACATTATACCACGAGAAATGTTAGGAAGATCAACTTTCGGGTTGTCCATGTGTTTGTTGAAATGGTTTCCCATTCGCCTTGTCGACCGGTTCCTACTAGCCATGTCATGGCTCATGCTCGGCGACACTGCTCGATTTGGTTTGGACCGTCCAAGATTAGGCCCACTCGAGCTCAAGAACTCGTCAGGAAAGACGCCGGTGCTCGATGTCGGAACACTTGACAAGATCAAAAGTGGAGACATCAAG GTGTGCCCCGGAATCCGAAGACTAAGGAATCAGTCAGTTGAATTTGTAGATGGAAGTATGGAACATTTTGATGCATTAATCTTAGGGACAGGATACAAAAGCAATGTCCCATCTTGGCTAAAG GAGAATGACATGttttcaaagaaagatggacTGCCAAAAATGGCATTTCCGAATGGCTGGAAAGGCGAACGCGGGCTATACGCCGTGGGATTCACCAAGCGTGGCCTTCTCGGGACGTCCATGGATGCTAAGAACATAGCGAATGACATTGAAAGTTGTTGGAGGGATGAAGCGAAGCATTTATCAGTCATTTCTTGGCCACAATACAGTTCATACTACCATTGTCTATAA
- the LOC140807375 gene encoding indole-3-pyruvate monooxygenase YUCCA6-like isoform X2 gives MDGYIREMEAKIVHDRYYNGKKINTSFSRSKRCVWFPGPVIVGAGPSGLAAAACLKEKGVPSLILERSTCLASLWKHSTYDRLSLHLPKQYCELPLMSFPKDFPTYPTKQHFIHYLESYAKRFEIKPVFNQRVVSAEHDKNLGFWRVCTAAATEEAGEVEYVCRWLVVATGENAEALVPEIEGMEEFGGDVVHTSEYKSGGIYKGKKVVVVGCGNSGMEVCLDLCNHDAHPSIVVRDKVHIIPREMLGRSTFGLSMCLLKWFPIRLVDRFLLAMSWLMLGDTARFGLDRPRLGPLELKNSSGKTPVLDVGTLDKIKSGDIKMEVWNILMH, from the exons ATGGATGGTTATATAAGAGAAATGGAGGCCAAGATTGTTCATGATCGGTACTACAATGGCAAGAAGATTAATACTTCTTTCTCGAGGTCGAAACGTTGCGTTTGGTTCCCAGGCCCCGTGATAGTTGGCGCGGGGCCTTCTGGCCTGGCGGCTGCGGCCTGTTTGAAAGAGAAAGGAGTGCCGAGTCTTATACTCGAGAGATCAACTTGTCTAGCTTCTTTATGGAAACACAGTACTTATGATCGTTTAAGTCTTCATTTGCCTAAACAATACTGTGAGTTGCCGTTGATGTCTTTTCCTAAAGATTTCCCAACTTACCCTACTAAACAACACTTCATTCATTACTTGGAATCCTACGCTAAAAGATTCGAGATCAAGCCTGTTTTTAACCAAAGAGTGGTGAGTGCCGAGCATGATAAAAACCTTGGGTTCTGGAGGGTTTGCACGGCTGCTGCGACGGAGGAGGCGGGGGAGGTGGAGTATGTTTGCCGTTGGTTGGTGGTGGCGACGGGGGAGAATGCGGAGGCGTTGGTGCCGGAGATAGAAGGGATGGAGGAGTTTGGTGGAGATGTGGTGCATACGAGCGAGTATAAAAGTGGAGGAATCTACAAGGGGAAGAAAGTAGTTGTCGTAGGGTGTGGGAATTCGGGAATGGAGGTGTGTTTGGATCTTTGCAATCATGATGCACACCCCTCGATCGTGGTTAGAGATAAG GTACACATTATACCACGAGAAATGTTAGGAAGATCAACTTTCGGGTTGTCCATGTGTTTGTTGAAATGGTTTCCCATTCGCCTTGTCGACCGGTTCCTACTAGCCATGTCATGGCTCATGCTCGGCGACACTGCTCGATTTGGTTTGGACCGTCCAAGATTAGGCCCACTCGAGCTCAAGAACTCGTCAGGAAAGACGCCGGTGCTCGATGTCGGAACACTTGACAAGATCAAAAGTGGAGACATCAAG ATGGAAGTATGGAACATTTTGATGCATTAA